From a single Leopardus geoffroyi isolate Oge1 chromosome E1, O.geoffroyi_Oge1_pat1.0, whole genome shotgun sequence genomic region:
- the ZNF750 gene encoding zinc finger protein 750, whose amino-acid sequence MSLLKERKPKKPHYIPRPPGKPFKYKCFQCPFTCNEKSHLFNHMKYGLCKNSITLVSEQDRVPKCPKSNSLDPKQTNQPDTAAKPTSAKPVANGLPHFDTKLQQSLAKDDAKENVELHTRGPHRCPGQKSALHEEAAPLSPAPEATRGTQPILEGIVRPSAFVPVGEHRLKGPEHAEAPELLALPGPTAKATSFHTKSAFHAPGYPWKAGAPFLPPEFPHKIPSTKGFSAISPYVHPAIPEYQPHFYTEHGLATIYSPYLLAGNSPECDAPLLSVYGAQDQRHLLPPPGPVPKHLNPPSAYDHYRFFQQYHSNLPIPYGFYRPESAFSSYGLRLPPVTGISRDHSSHLLEETALLYPALSPSKSSPSNTHKKNTEFEKGSPTPEAKDPSPDGQRDTEGTKMSPRAGSAATGSPGRPSPTNFTQTSQPCAGLCGLSDKPAASTLGRLHQPEHSLTAFKPVKKSTEHPNSQALENREESPKSLGAMNGDAPGETRSASHDPEATPSSPEDGSRTAPLNLSKKPEARPATHSPVYKDFAEVQDMPLNLSVKDPCNALTPRPPFHSPPQEAEPARTAAQNTDTETSKDGPEHTQTNQSSPDAMEAPPTTPAVKAQDARALDSSDEQKQTAAVALCQLAAYSPGNVRMGDGEPTAPESACPQDAPTLSATENPEAQCDLRPRGQKRTSPRDAGKSQQGTKKTKPSDTARVFTLRKRTRVS is encoded by the exons ATGAGTCTTCTCAAAGAGCGAAAACCAAAAAAGCCGCATTACATCCCGAGACCTCCAGGAAAACCCTTCAAGTATAAGTGTTTCCAGTGCCCTTTCACTTGTAATGAAAAGTCACACCTTTTCAACCACATGAAGTATGGTCTCTGCAAAAACTCCATCACTTTAGTGTCAGAGCAGGACCGCGTCCCCAAGTGCCCCAAATCCAACTCTCTGGACCCCAAGCAGACAAATCAGCCAGACACGGCAGCAAAACCCACCTCTGCCAAGCCTGTTGCCAATGGGCTCCCACACTTTGACACCAAGCTTCAGCAAAGCCTTGCCAAGGACGATGCCAAGGAAAACGTGGAACTGCACACACGTGGGCCCCACAGGTGCCCAGGACAGAAGTCTGCTCTCCACGAGGAAGCAGCACCCCTGAGTCCAGCTCCGGAAGCCACCAGGGGCACCCAGCCCATTCTGGAAGGCATTGTGCGGCCTTCAGCCTTTGTCCCAGTGGGAGAGCACAGACTCAAAGGGCCAGAGCACGCTGAGGCTCCTGAACTgctggccctgcctggccccacGGCCAAAGCCACTTCCTTCCACACCAAGTCTGCGTTCCATGCTCCTGGTTATCCGTGGAAAGCTGGCGCGCCTTTCCTCCCGCCAGAGTTCCCACACAAAATCCCGTCTACAAAGGGGTTTAGTGCCATTTCCCCTTACGTGCACCCCGCAATCCCAGAGTACCAGCCACACTTTTACACAGAGCATGGACTGGCCACCATCTACTCACCCTACCTACTTGCTGGGAACTCACCTGAGTGTGATGCCCCCCTGCTGTCCGTCTACGGGGCCCAAGACCAGAGGCACTTGCTGCCTCCCCCGGGGCCAGTCCCCAAGCACTTGAACCCCCCCTCGGCATATGACCATTACAGGTTCTTCCAGCAGTATCACTCCAACCTGCCAATTCCTTATGGATTTTACAGACCAGAGTCTGCATTCTCCTCCTACGGGCTCAGACTCCCACCTGTCACGGGCATTTCCAGAGATCACAGCTCTCACCTACTGGAAGAAACCGCCCTGCTCTACCCGGCCCTGAGTCCGTCCAAGTCAAGTCCTTCCAACACCcacaaaaaaaacacagagtTTGAGAAGGGGAGCCCAACTCCCGAGGCTAAAGACCCCTCCCCAGAtgggcagagggacacagagggaacCAAAATGAGCCCTCGCGCGGGCAGCGCAGCCACAGGCTCCCCGGGAAGGCCAAGTCCCACCAACTTCACGCAGACAAGTCAGCCGTGTGCCGGGCTGTGCGGCCTCTCGGACAAGCCAGCTGCCAGCACCCTGGGAAGGCTCCATCAGCCTGAACACAGCCTCACAGCCTTCAAGCCTGTCAAGAAAAGCACAGAGCACCCAAATTCCCaggctctggaaaacagagaagagtccccaaaaag CCTTGGTGCCATGAACGGCGATGCTCCAGGCGAGACCAGAAGCGCATCTCACGACCCAGAGGCCACACCTTCCAGCCCAGAAGATGGCTCCAGGACAGCCCCGCTGAACCTCTCCAAGAAACCAGAGGCCAGACCAGCCACTCACAGCCCCGTGTACAAGGACTTTGCAGAGGTGCAGGACATGCCTCTCAACCTCTCGGTGAAGGACCCCTGTAACGCCCTGACTCCGAGACCTCCCTTCCACAGCCCACCGCAAGAGGCAGAACCTGCCCGCACCGCTGCTCAAAACACTGACACAGAAACTTCCAAAGATGGGCCAGAACACACCCAGACGAACCAAAGCAGCCCTGATGCCATGGAGGCGCCACCAACAACGCCCGCTGTGAAGGCCCAGGACGCAAGAGCGCTGGACAGCAGTGATGAGCAGAAGCAGACAGCGGCCGTGGCCCTCTGCCAGCTGGCGGCCTACAGCCCAGGGAACGTCCGGATGGGCGATGGGGAGCCCACGGCCCCGGAGTCCGCCTGCCCACAAGACGCACCCACCCTCAGCGCCACGGAAAACCCGGAGGCTCAGTGTGACCTCAGACCCAGAGGGCAAAAGAGGACAAGCCCCAGGGATGCAGGGAAGTCCCAGCAAGGAACAAAGAAGACGAAGCCGAGTGACACAGCCAGAGTGTTCACCCTTCGTAAGAGAACACGGGTGTCTTAG